One Verrucomicrobiia bacterium genomic window carries:
- a CDS encoding chemotaxis protein CheW: protein MANETYVLFELAGTTYALPSREVQHIEMLDHVTPVPNANPAVEGVIFSRGQVIPAMNLRMRFGFPREPHTLRTRVIVVDIHQRTVALIVDAAREFRAIPDNAIRSIDETLAGVDRNYLRGVATLNDRLILLLNLAAVLNHGGAGRMIDTARGLAAVPSSSTEAVHANP, encoded by the coding sequence ATGGCTAACGAGACCTATGTGTTGTTTGAACTCGCGGGCACGACGTACGCCCTGCCGAGCCGGGAAGTTCAGCACATCGAAATGCTGGATCACGTGACACCCGTCCCGAACGCGAACCCTGCGGTCGAAGGCGTGATTTTCTCTCGCGGCCAGGTCATCCCGGCAATGAACCTTCGCATGCGTTTCGGATTCCCACGCGAGCCGCACACTCTGCGCACCCGCGTGATCGTTGTGGATATTCATCAACGCACGGTGGCATTGATCGTTGATGCTGCCCGCGAATTTCGGGCGATCCCCGACAACGCGATCCGTTCGATCGACGAAACCCTTGCGGGTGTGGATCGCAATTACTTGCGCGGTGTTGCGACCTTGAATGATCGCCTGATTCTTTTACTAAACCTGGCCGCGGTTCTCAACCACGGCGGGGCCGGCCGCATGATTGATACTGCGCGCGGTCTGGCCGCCGTCCCATCGAGCTCAACCGAAGCCGTTCACGCCAACCCATGA